Proteins encoded by one window of Cannabis sativa cultivar Pink pepper isolate KNU-18-1 chromosome 4, ASM2916894v1, whole genome shotgun sequence:
- the LOC133036940 gene encoding uncharacterized protein LOC133036940 yields MDPPQSSRPQGEQVEPGATRTDPPTPPPPPQNPGDNAEAVNANPPADWQQMFHEMRSVILRQEEELQRLRQQAVPANQGLPPAPVPVVGNQGYVMSHRDSVFERFVKLQPPAFLGGIDIIKADQWMSTVTRILDNMGVTGTERVNCAAFMFQDHARVWWDIVNQTRDVSVMTWDEFKKLFEEKFYNVAVRTSHQEDFVKLTQGKMSVAEYTLEFDRLSKFAGDLVPTDFTRKQKYVRGLNATISRDLKITTSHDTLYKRVVDLALIAEEAEQQVMKEQAAKDAAMASNPPAGGNVSKGIDSSNPEHKRKAEASGASGGNRKFRGNRGGRQGRGSSFRSYPECPKCKKHHPDGGV; encoded by the coding sequence atggaccctccgcaatcatccagaccacagggcgagcaagtagagcccggggctacccgaaccgatccaccaacaccgcctccacctccgcaaaatccgggggataatgcggaggctgttaatgctaatcctcctgctgattggcagcagatgtttcatgaaatgcggagtgtcatacttcgtcaagaagaagagttgcaacgtttgAGGCAACAAGCTGTCCCAGctaatcaagggttaccaccagctcctgtgccagtggtgggtaaccaagggtatgTTATGTCGCACcgggactctgtgttcgagcggtttgtgaagctgcaacctccagcttttctgggaggtattgatattattaaggccgatcagtggatgagcactgttacccgtatcctcgataatatgggggtgacgggaactgagagagtaaattgtgcggcctttatgtttcaagatcatgcccgcgtctggtgggacatagtgaatcaaacccgggatgtcagtgtgatgacatgggatGAATTTAAGAAACTTTTTGAGGAAAAGTTTTATAATGTGGCTGTAAGGACTTCACACCaagaagattttgtgaagttgactcaggggaaaatgtctgtggccgagtatactctggaattcgatcggttatctaaatttgctggtgatctggtgcctacAGATTTCACCAGAAAGCAGAAGTATGTTCGAGGACTAAATGCTACAATCAGTCgagacttgaaaattaccacatcccatgacactctgtataagagagtggtagacttggccttaattgctgaaGAGGCTGAGCAGCAGGTAATGAAGGAGCAGGCTGCaaaggatgccgccatggcatcaaaccctcctgcTGGTGGTAACGTCAGTAAGGGGATCGACAGtagcaaccctgagcacaagcggaaggctgaggcttctGGAGCGTCAGGGGGAAATAGAAAATTTCGGGGAAATAGAGGTGGCCGTCAGGGTCGCGGGTCCTCATTTCGATCATATCCAGAATGTCCtaaatgcaagaagcatcatcctg